In Phocoena phocoena chromosome 8, mPhoPho1.1, whole genome shotgun sequence, the following are encoded in one genomic region:
- the TMEM216 gene encoding transmembrane protein 216 produces MLFLYLGIEVIRLFFGTKGNLCQRKMPLGISMALTFPSAMMASYYLLLQTYVLRLEAIMNGILLFFCGSELLLEVLTLAAFSSMDRI; encoded by the exons ATGCTCTTCCTTTATCTTGGAATTGAAGTAATTCGACTGTTTTTTG GTACAAAGGGAAACCTCTGCCAACGAAAGATGCCGCTTGGTATTAGCATGGCCTTGACCTTCCCATCTGCCATGATGGCCTCCTATTACCTGCTGCTGCAGACCTACGTGCTCCGCCTGGAAGCCATCATGAACGGCATCTTGCTCTTCTTCTGTGGCTCAGAGCTGCTGCTTGAGGTGCTCACCCTGGCTGCCTTCTCCAG TATGGACAGGATTTGA